Within the Sulfitobacter sp. JL08 genome, the region TTCGATGTTGCCCGTGCCAACGGCATCGCGCTGATCGTCGATGAAACCTATCGCGATTTTGACAGCCGCACAGGCGCACCGCACGATCTGTTCACCGATCCCGACTGGGACGACACGCTGATCCATCTGTATTCCTTTTCGAAAGCGTACCGCCTGACAGGCCACCGTGTCGGCGCGCTGATCACTTCGCCCGCGCGTCTGGCCGAGGTTGAAAAATTCCTCGATACGGTTGCGATCTGCCCGGCACAGATCGGCCAGCACGCCGCCCTGTGGGGAATGCGCAACCTGAAACAGTGGCTTGCCGGAGAGCGGTCGGAAATTCTGGACCGGCGCGCCGCCATTCAGGATGGATTTCCAGCGCTTGCGGCCAAGGGCTGGTCGTTGCTCGGGCTGGGGGCGTATTTCGCCTATCTGGAACATCCCTTTGATATGTCATCGGCAGATCTTGCGCGCAAACTGGTAGCCGATGCATCCGTTCTGGCGCTGCCGGGCACGATGTTCACCCCGCCAGAGGATGCCAGCGGACAGCGCCAATTGCGTGTCGCTTTCGCCAATCTGGACCGTGACGGCATCGGAACTCTGATTTCGCGGCTTTCAGACCTCAACTATTGATCCATCCGGCCTTGCCCCGCACTGGCGTGCATCGTAGACACGCTTGAAGTCAACCAAGGGGGCATCATGGCCGCGCGCGCTAGTCTTTCGAAAACCTTTGTCTGGATCATTCTGGCGCTTCTTATTCTGGGGCTTGCCGGCTTTGGCGCCACGAACCTGTCGGGCACGATCCGCACTGTCGGCCATGTCGGCGATAAATACATCGACGTAGAGGATTACGCGCGAAGCCTGCAACAGGAAATCCGCGCGATCGAAGCAGAGACAGGTCAGGCGCTGCCCTTTGATCAGGCGCTGGCGCTGGGGGTGGATCGGGCGGTGTTGTCGCGCCTTGTCACTGCCCGCGCGCTTGATAACGAAGCGGCGCAACTGGGTCTGTCCATTGGTGACGAAAACCTGCGCGAACAGATCGTCCAAATCCCAGCCTTTTCCGGCGTGGACGGTCAGTTTGACCGCGAAGGCTATCGCTTTTTGCTGGAACAGCGCGGCATGACAGAGGCACGGTTCGAGGAAAGCATTCGCGACGAAAGTGCGCGGACCTTGGTTCAGGCCGCAATCGTTACCGGCGTCAAGATGCCGGAAACCTTTATCGAAACGCTGATGACCTATGTCGGACAACGGCGCAGTTTCACATGGACGACACTGGACCGTAACAATCTGGAAACGCCGCTGGCCTCTGCCTCGGAAAGCCAGATCACGCAGCATTACGAACAGAACATCGACCGGTTCACGCTGCCGGAAACCAAACAGATTACCTACGCAATGCTGACGCCTGACATGATCCTTGATCAGGTCGAAGTTGACGAAGAGGCCCTGCGTCAACTTTATGAAGAGCGTGCAAACGAATACGATCAGCCCGAACGCCGTCTGGTGGAACGTCTGGTGTTTGCCACCGATGCCGATGCCAGCGCGGCCATGGCGGCGTTGGAAGTGTCCGGCACAACATTCGAGGCACTGGTGGAAGAACGCGGTCTGGCCCTGGCCGATGTTGATCTGGGTGATGTTACAGGCCAGGACCTGGGCGCTGCCGGCGACACGGTTTTTGCCGCAGAGGTCGGGGATGTTGTCGGCCCGGCACCCTCGCCGCTTGGTCCGGCACTATTTCGCGTGAACGGCGTATTGCCCGCCGTCAATACCAGCTTTGAAGACGCACGGCCCGACCTTCAGGAAGAACTGGCCGCAGATCGCGCCCGCCGCGTGATCGAAGCCGAGGCGCAATCCATCGACGATATGCTTGCCGGCGGCGCGACACTGGAAGAGGTGGCTGCCGAAACCGATATGGAACTGGGCCAGATCGACTGGTTCGATTCAATCGGCGAAGGCATCGCAGCCTATAATGATTTCAACGAAGCCGCGATTGCGCTGAGCGCCGACGATTTCCCGCAAATCACAGGCCTGGAAGATGGTGGCATGTTCGCCATGCGCCTTGATGCCGTTTTGCCGCCGCGCCCCGCACCCTTGGAAGATGTGCGGCGTGATGTGATCGCCGACTGGGAAAACAACCAGTTGCTGACCCAGTTGCGCGCACAAGCCAAGGCGGTGTTACCTGAATTGGAACGCGGTGCAGGTTTTGGCGACGTGGCGCTGGACGCCGTTGTTGAAACCGATCTGATCCGCAGCGCATTTGTGCCCGGCACGCCACCGGATTTCATGACGCAGGTCTTTGACATGGAGATTGGCGACGTCGCGATTGTCGACAGTGAACAGGCTGTCCTGATCGTGCGCCTAGATGGCATCAACCCGCCCGATGATAGTGTCGAAATGAATGCATTGCGCGATGGCTTGGGGCAGCAGATGGATCAGGCGGTGGCACAGGATCTGTTCCAGGTCTTCGCCCGTGATGTGCAGTTGCGCGCCAACCCCACAATTGACCAAAGGGCGATCAATGCGGTCCACGCCAACTTTCAATAGGGCCGTCTGAATGGCGCTGATCCCCAGTTTCGAAGCGTTCGAAGCCGCGTATGCATCCGGCCAGAACCAGATCGTCTACACGCGTCTGGCTGCCGATCTGGATACGCCGGTGTCTTTGATGCTCAAGCTGACGGGCGCCCAGAAAGACGCGTTCATGCTTGAATCCGTCACAGGGGGCGAAGTGCGGGGGCGCTATTCCATCATCGGAATGAAGCCCGATCTGGTGTGGCGCTGTCACGGCACAAAATCCGAACTGAACCGCACCGCACGCTTTGACAGCACAGCGTTCGAGGCCCAGCAGGGCAATCCGATGGACAACCTGCGCGCGCTGATTGCCGAAAGCAGGATCGATCTGCCCGATGATCTGCCACAGGCGGCTTCGGGGCTGTTTGGCTATCTGGGCTATGACATGGTGCGTCTGGTCGAACACCTACCCCATATCAATCCCGACCCGATCGGCCTGCCCGATGCTGTGATGTTGCGCCCTTCGGTGGTGGCCGTTCTGGACGGTGTCAAAGGCGAAGTGACCGTTGTTTCGCCCGCATGGGTCAACGATGGGCAATCCGCTCGCGCCGCCTATGCGCAGGCCGCCGAACGCGTCATGGATGCCGTGCGCGATCTGGAACGTGCCATGCCAACCGAAGCCCGCGATCTGGGTGAAGCCGCAGATGCCCCCGCGCCGGTTTCAAACTTTACCCAAGCCGCGTATATGCAGGCCGTTGAAAAGGCGAAAGACTACATTGCCGCCGGCGATATTTTTCAGGTTGTCCCGTCACAGCGCTGGACACAGGAATTTACCCTGCCGCCCTTTACGCTTTATCGCAGCCTGCGACGCACGAACCCGTCGCCGTTCATGTTCTATTTCAATTTTGGCGGCTTTCAGGTGATCGGGGCCAGCCCCGAAATCCTTGTCCGTGTCTTTGGCAAACAGGTTACAATCCGCCCCATCGCAGGCACCCGTCCGCGCGGTGCCACCCCCGAAGAAGACCGCGCGTTGGAAGCAGAACTGCTGGCTGACAAAAAGGAACTGGCGGAACATTTGATGCTGTTGGATCTGGGCCGAAACGATACGGGGCGCGTTTCAAAAATCGGCACGGTGCGCCCGACAGAACAATTTATCATCGAACGCTACAGTCACGTCATGCACATCGTGTCCAACGTGGTGGGTGAACTGGCCGATGGCTGTGATGCGCTGGACGCGTTTTTTGCCGGAATGCCCGCAGGAACGGTTTCGGGCGCACCCAAGGTGCGTGCGATGGAAATCATAGATGAGCTTGAGCCCGAAAAACGGGGCCTTTATGGCGGTGGCGTTGGCTATTTCAGCGCCGGCGGCGACATGGATATGTGCATCGCTTTGCGCACCGCCGTTGTGCAGGACAAAAAGCTGTTTATTCAAGCCGGGGGCGGCGTGGTTTACGACAGCGATCCCGAGGCCGAATATCAGGAGACAGTGCATAAATCGAACGCGATCCGGCGCGCGGCGGCAGATGCATCACGCTTTACCGGTGGAAACAGCTAGTTTTTCCACAGGCCCGCAACAATGCGTTGCATACTCCTCTCAACCCTGATCCTGACAAAACGCACGACACAGGATTTCCCATTGCCGCCTGGTGATCGCGGAGCGATCCGCGCACATCCAGTATGTCGCCTCGGTCTTCAGAACGGCATCCGTCAACCGCCGTACCGCGCCTCTCTTCAATGCGGCGTCACTCAGCGGCAGGGACGCCAGCAAAACACCTGCCCCGGCCATTGCCGCCGCCAGTGCGCCGGAATAACTGTCAAATCTCAGATGCGGAACGGGTGTTGCAGACGTGCCCGAATATCGCGCCCAGTCCTGCCATCCGGCACGCGGGCCGGACACACCCAGACGCGGAATATCCTGCCATTCCTGATGCCCTATTTGGGCAACCGGGCTCAGGGCCTCTTCAAACAGACGCACGGCATATCGCCCCGGCCAATCGCCCAGACCGTACCGGATTTCAACGCCTGACTCCTTTGGGCTGAAATCGGATTGCAACACCATGCTGGCAAAAGAAACCTCCATACCGTCGGGAAGGGCACGCAAGCGCGGCGCCAGCCAAAGCTGGGTGACAGAAGCGCTTGCCGTGATGGTGATTTTGCCCTGCCGCGCGCCAAACAAATCCTGCGAACTGTCGCGCAGCGTGCGCAAGGCATCACTGACATAAGGCAGCCACGCTTCACCATCGACGCTCAGGCTCACGCCTCGGGCCGAGCGTACAAACAATCGCGTCCCCAGACGCCGTTCCAGGTGCCCGATACGCTGACTGATCGCCGCCTGAGTCAGTCCGGTTTCCGTTGCGGCCGCCGTAAAACTACCCAGCCGCGCCGCAACTTCGTAAGCGCGGATCCATTCTAGCGGCAAGTCCTGAAAGCCGGGTTTAGCCATTAGCGTTTCGATACCCCAGATCACATTTCCCTTAATTGTGTTTATGTCAAAACCTGTCAAATTCAAACAAATCAATCGACGCACTTGTTAAAGTGACGGCCCTATGTGGACCCATGGTATATCTTCCGACGGTCAGGTTCTGACCTTGACAGACGGCACACAAAGCGCCCGGTTTCATGCTGTGTGGCTGCGCGACAATGCATGGGACAGCGCGACACGTTCGCCCGGAAACGGGCAACGTCTGATCGCCCTGCGCGATATCCCGACTGACACAAAAATACGATCGGCAACGATGACCGAGAATACAGTGACGGTTGAATTTTCTCCGGAAAACAAGGTGATCACGTATGATGTCCCTTGGTTGATGGAAAACCGCTATGATCGG harbors:
- a CDS encoding aminotransferase; the encoded protein is MPLTRTVATFAPPVMEARRWLDGIAFPADRPLINVSQAAPVDPPPDSLRQVMADVALNDNSTHLYGPVLGLDALRTELAQQTGEHYNGKVTQENVGITSGCNQAFAAAIMSLTSEGDDVILPTPWYFNHKMWLDMTGVASVALPCGAAMLPDPEQAAALITPRTRAIALVSPNNPSGVEYPADLLRAFFDVARANGIALIVDETYRDFDSRTGAPHDLFTDPDWDDTLIHLYSFSKAYRLTGHRVGALITSPARLAEVEKFLDTVAICPAQIGQHAALWGMRNLKQWLAGERSEILDRRAAIQDGFPALAAKGWSLLGLGAYFAYLEHPFDMSSADLARKLVADASVLALPGTMFTPPEDASGQRQLRVAFANLDRDGIGTLISRLSDLNY
- a CDS encoding peptidyl-prolyl cis-trans isomerase yields the protein MAARASLSKTFVWIILALLILGLAGFGATNLSGTIRTVGHVGDKYIDVEDYARSLQQEIRAIEAETGQALPFDQALALGVDRAVLSRLVTARALDNEAAQLGLSIGDENLREQIVQIPAFSGVDGQFDREGYRFLLEQRGMTEARFEESIRDESARTLVQAAIVTGVKMPETFIETLMTYVGQRRSFTWTTLDRNNLETPLASASESQITQHYEQNIDRFTLPETKQITYAMLTPDMILDQVEVDEEALRQLYEERANEYDQPERRLVERLVFATDADASAAMAALEVSGTTFEALVEERGLALADVDLGDVTGQDLGAAGDTVFAAEVGDVVGPAPSPLGPALFRVNGVLPAVNTSFEDARPDLQEELAADRARRVIEAEAQSIDDMLAGGATLEEVAAETDMELGQIDWFDSIGEGIAAYNDFNEAAIALSADDFPQITGLEDGGMFAMRLDAVLPPRPAPLEDVRRDVIADWENNQLLTQLRAQAKAVLPELERGAGFGDVALDAVVETDLIRSAFVPGTPPDFMTQVFDMEIGDVAIVDSEQAVLIVRLDGINPPDDSVEMNALRDGLGQQMDQAVAQDLFQVFARDVQLRANPTIDQRAINAVHANFQ
- the trpE gene encoding anthranilate synthase component I; the protein is MALIPSFEAFEAAYASGQNQIVYTRLAADLDTPVSLMLKLTGAQKDAFMLESVTGGEVRGRYSIIGMKPDLVWRCHGTKSELNRTARFDSTAFEAQQGNPMDNLRALIAESRIDLPDDLPQAASGLFGYLGYDMVRLVEHLPHINPDPIGLPDAVMLRPSVVAVLDGVKGEVTVVSPAWVNDGQSARAAYAQAAERVMDAVRDLERAMPTEARDLGEAADAPAPVSNFTQAAYMQAVEKAKDYIAAGDIFQVVPSQRWTQEFTLPPFTLYRSLRRTNPSPFMFYFNFGGFQVIGASPEILVRVFGKQVTIRPIAGTRPRGATPEEDRALEAELLADKKELAEHLMLLDLGRNDTGRVSKIGTVRPTEQFIIERYSHVMHIVSNVVGELADGCDALDAFFAGMPAGTVSGAPKVRAMEIIDELEPEKRGLYGGGVGYFSAGGDMDMCIALRTAVVQDKKLFIQAGGGVVYDSDPEAEYQETVHKSNAIRRAAADASRFTGGNS
- a CDS encoding LysR family transcriptional regulator; amino-acid sequence: MAKPGFQDLPLEWIRAYEVAARLGSFTAAATETGLTQAAISQRIGHLERRLGTRLFVRSARGVSLSVDGEAWLPYVSDALRTLRDSSQDLFGARQGKITITASASVTQLWLAPRLRALPDGMEVSFASMVLQSDFSPKESGVEIRYGLGDWPGRYAVRLFEEALSPVAQIGHQEWQDIPRLGVSGPRAGWQDWARYSGTSATPVPHLRFDSYSGALAAAMAGAGVLLASLPLSDAALKRGAVRRLTDAVLKTEATYWMCADRSAITRRQWEILCRAFCQDQG